Proteins encoded in a region of the Ziziphus jujuba cultivar Dongzao chromosome 3, ASM3175591v1 genome:
- the LOC107423551 gene encoding remorin isoform X3: MPRAEKPDPIVKKPSGGSIDRDIALAEVEKEKRTSYIKAWEESEKTKAENKAQKNLSNVTAWENSKKASLEAKLKKIEEQLEKKKAEYAEKMKNKVALIHKQAEEKRAAVEPIKGEELLKAGEAAAKYRATGTTPKKLLGCF; the protein is encoded by the exons ATGCCTCGAGCAG AGAAACCAGATCCTATAGTAAAGAAACCTTCAGGAGGATCAATTGATAGAG ATATTGCTCTGGCTgaggttgaaaaagaaaaaaggacttCTTACATTAAGGCTTGGGAAGAAAGTGAAAAAACCAAAGCAGAGAACAA aGCCCAAAAGAATCTCTCTAATGTTACTGCATGGGAAAACAGCAAGAAAGCATCTCTAGAAGCCAAACTGAAAAAAATTGAG GAACAATTGGAGAAGAAAAAAGCAGAATATGcagagaaaatgaaaaacaaagtaGCTTTGATTCACAAACAAGCTGAAGAGAAGAGAGCAGCTGTTGAACCTATAAAAGGAGAAGAACTACTTAAGGCAGGGGAGGCGGCTGCCAAATACCGCGCAACGGGAACGACTCCAAAGAAGCTCCTTGGATGCTTCTGA